A window of the Streptomyces griseochromogenes genome harbors these coding sequences:
- a CDS encoding ATP-binding protein → MPSVHGGEIVASVIPSAPLGTDAATDRPGLGADGGSPTRTRSRAVEGAVPGGGAAGRRFRFELAAHPGSPGQARRLTRSRLTGWSVCADTCDTAALVMSELVTNAIMHTVSSRVVCELHDHDDTVRIAVLDEGRAPGEPHPSPQRPDEEHGRGLLLVDALCRAWGAQEHGPGLLVWAELARRADAAQDAAEPSNDLGWGPRSKPGPTPAPGDEEEAAAGHGAIPAARRHGQAPRGTPPGRHRAWGQP, encoded by the coding sequence TTGCCAAGTGTTCACGGCGGGGAGATAGTGGCAAGCGTGATTCCGTCCGCGCCCTTAGGAACAGACGCCGCCACAGACCGCCCCGGTCTCGGCGCCGATGGGGGTTCCCCCACTCGAACACGTTCGAGAGCGGTGGAGGGAGCAGTCCCTGGTGGGGGCGCCGCCGGGCGCCGGTTCCGCTTCGAGCTGGCCGCGCATCCGGGTTCCCCCGGCCAGGCGCGGCGCCTGACGCGTTCCCGGCTGACCGGCTGGTCGGTCTGCGCGGACACCTGCGACACGGCGGCTCTGGTCATGTCCGAGCTGGTGACCAACGCGATCATGCACACCGTGAGCAGTCGCGTGGTCTGCGAACTGCACGATCACGACGACACGGTACGCATCGCCGTGCTCGACGAGGGCCGTGCTCCTGGCGAACCCCACCCGTCCCCGCAGCGACCCGATGAGGAGCACGGGAGGGGGTTGCTTCTCGTCGACGCGCTGTGCCGGGCCTGGGGCGCCCAGGAGCACGGCCCGGGGCTGCTGGTCTGGGCCGAGCTGGCCCGCCGGGCCGACGCCGCCCAGGACGCCGCCGAGCCGTCCAACGACCTGGGCTGGGGTCCCCGCTCCAAGCCGGGCCCCACGCCCGCTCCGGGCGATGAGGAGGAAGCGGCGGCCGGGCACGGGGCGATACCGGCGGCGCGGCGCCACGGGCAGGCACCGCGCGGGACACCGCCGGGGCGGCACCGGGCCTGGGGGCAGCCGTGA
- a CDS encoding ABC transporter ATP-binding protein yields the protein MGWNEHADAFLELSFRAMLVRLPGMLASSLRLARTADPRAAGLVLAAEAGRGVAQAVSLLAVNNALGKLLAGPDIGERLRAAAPALAVMAAVMLVAALLRAASTYATGRLEPKVERVATELYLERAADVELAAIEDHAFHKLLDTAQYGARSARSMITYGARVINAVISLIAAAGVLTVLHPALLPLLVTMTLPSAWGALTNARRRYESFHTWVQHARAGHLIGNLLTEPAAAPEIRVHGVGPFLLRHFRSMSETAEAEQARLSRLAARTGLIAAAWTGLATVATYATLGALLLGGAMALSVAGTAVIAIRTGSASLDTLVLEINELHEEALFVGDLQRLYTEAAERAIPSGGLPLPENPTEIRFENVTFGYPGEAARPALDDVTLTLPLGRIIALVGENGSGKTTLVKLLAGLYTPDRGRILWDGVDAAGADRRLLAERIAMVAQDFKRWPFTARVNVAVGRSSAPLTEERLAASVAEAGAEEVVADLPRGLDTLLARNFSGGHELSGGQWQRLGIARAAYRRGRILIVDEPTAALDARAELEVFDKIRALAGSGQTVVLITHRLASVRHADLVHVLEHGRLVESGTPDELLARGGVYAELYTLQAEQFTAKVPAPKPA from the coding sequence ATGGGCTGGAACGAGCACGCGGACGCGTTCCTGGAGCTGAGCTTCCGGGCGATGCTGGTCAGACTCCCCGGCATGCTGGCCTCCAGCCTGCGGCTCGCCCGGACGGCGGACCCGCGGGCCGCGGGCCTCGTGCTGGCCGCCGAGGCGGGCCGGGGCGTCGCCCAGGCGGTGAGCCTGCTGGCCGTGAACAACGCGCTCGGGAAGCTGCTCGCCGGACCCGACATCGGCGAGCGGCTGCGCGCGGCGGCTCCCGCCCTGGCCGTCATGGCCGCCGTGATGCTGGTCGCGGCGCTGCTGCGGGCCGCGTCGACCTATGCCACCGGACGGCTGGAGCCGAAGGTGGAGCGGGTGGCGACCGAGCTGTACCTGGAGCGGGCGGCGGACGTGGAGCTGGCCGCGATCGAGGACCATGCCTTCCACAAGCTGCTGGACACCGCCCAGTACGGCGCCCGCTCCGCCCGCAGCATGATCACGTACGGCGCCCGGGTGATCAACGCGGTGATCTCCCTGATCGCGGCGGCCGGTGTGCTCACCGTGCTGCATCCGGCGCTTCTGCCGCTGCTGGTCACCATGACCCTGCCCAGCGCCTGGGGCGCCCTGACCAACGCCCGCCGCCGCTACGAGTCGTTCCACACCTGGGTGCAGCACGCCCGGGCCGGCCATCTGATCGGCAACCTGCTCACCGAGCCCGCCGCCGCCCCGGAGATCCGGGTGCACGGAGTCGGCCCGTTCCTGCTGCGGCACTTCCGCTCCATGTCGGAGACCGCCGAGGCGGAGCAGGCCCGGCTGTCCCGGCTGGCCGCCCGGACCGGGCTGATCGCGGCCGCCTGGACCGGGCTCGCGACCGTCGCGACGTACGCCACGCTGGGCGCGCTGCTGCTGGGCGGCGCGATGGCCCTGTCCGTGGCCGGTACGGCGGTGATCGCGATCCGTACCGGGTCGGCGAGCCTGGACACGCTGGTGCTGGAGATCAACGAACTGCACGAGGAGGCCCTCTTCGTGGGCGATCTGCAGCGGCTGTACACCGAGGCGGCCGAGCGGGCGATCCCGTCCGGCGGCCTGCCGCTGCCCGAGAACCCAACGGAGATCCGGTTCGAGAACGTCACGTTCGGCTATCCGGGTGAGGCGGCCCGGCCCGCCCTCGACGACGTGACCCTCACGCTCCCCCTCGGCCGGATCATCGCGCTCGTCGGGGAGAACGGCTCGGGCAAGACCACCCTGGTCAAGCTGCTCGCGGGCCTGTATACCCCGGACCGGGGCCGGATCCTGTGGGACGGCGTCGACGCGGCCGGTGCCGACCGGCGGCTGCTCGCCGAGCGCATCGCGATGGTGGCCCAGGACTTCAAGCGCTGGCCGTTCACCGCCCGGGTGAACGTGGCCGTCGGCCGCTCGTCGGCGCCCCTGACCGAGGAGCGGCTGGCCGCGTCGGTCGCCGAGGCGGGGGCCGAGGAGGTGGTCGCGGATCTGCCGCGCGGCCTGGACACCCTGCTGGCCCGCAACTTCAGCGGCGGGCACGAGCTGTCCGGCGGTCAGTGGCAGCGCCTGGGCATCGCCCGGGCCGCCTACCGGCGCGGGCGCATCCTGATCGTGGACGAACCGACGGCGGCTCTGGATGCGCGGGCCGAGCTGGAGGTGTTCGACAAGATCCGGGCGCTGGCGGGCAGCGGTCAGACGGTCGTCCTGATCACCCATCGGCTGGCCTCGGTCCGCCACGCCGATCTGGTGCACGTGCTGGAGCACGGGCGGCTGGTGGAGTCCGGCACTCCGGACGAGCTCCTGGCCCGGGGCGGTGTCTACGCGGAGCTGTACACGCTCCAGGCCGAGCAGTTCACGGCGAAGGTGCCTGCCCCGAAGCCGGCCTGA
- a CDS encoding cytochrome P450 family protein, with amino-acid sequence MDLADGLLDHPYDVYRRLRDTAPVHRITGPDGTPAWLVTRYEDVKAALADPRLSLDKRHATPGTYKGFSLPPALDVNLLNMDPPDHTRIRRLVGRAFTPRRVQQLRAPVRRTADQLLDALGPHGTTDLVASYAAPLPITVICDLLGIPEGDRLDFRQWTDGLTAPDLARPQAAKEAMAAMLGFLTRLLETKRQAPADDLLSDLIAVRDEGDRLGEDELMSLAFLILFAGYENTVQLIGNAVLALLQHPDQLAALREDPDRLPGAVEEFARYEGPMLLAMRRFPVEDVTIAGVTVPAGETVWVSLSAADRDPARFPDPDRLDLSRDASGHLALGHGIHYCLGAPLARMETEIALAALLERFPELALAEDEVNWRPSLRARGLRKLPVRYRSAQDGDRLRNHDAHDD; translated from the coding sequence ATGGATCTCGCGGACGGCCTGCTCGACCACCCCTACGACGTCTACCGGCGCCTGCGCGACACCGCGCCCGTGCACCGCATCACCGGACCGGACGGCACCCCCGCCTGGCTCGTCACCCGGTACGAGGACGTCAAGGCAGCGCTCGCCGACCCACGGCTCTCGCTCGACAAACGGCACGCCACTCCGGGCACGTACAAGGGCTTCTCGCTGCCGCCCGCCCTCGACGTCAACCTGCTCAACATGGACCCGCCCGATCACACCCGCATCCGGCGCCTGGTCGGCCGGGCCTTCACCCCGCGCCGTGTCCAGCAGCTCCGCGCGCCGGTCCGGCGCACCGCCGACCAGCTCCTCGACGCCCTCGGCCCGCACGGCACCACCGACCTCGTCGCCTCGTACGCCGCCCCGCTGCCGATCACCGTCATCTGCGACCTGCTCGGCATCCCGGAGGGGGACCGGCTGGACTTCCGGCAGTGGACCGACGGCCTCACGGCTCCCGACCTGGCCCGCCCCCAGGCCGCCAAGGAGGCGATGGCGGCCATGCTCGGCTTCCTCACCCGGCTGCTGGAGACCAAGCGCCAGGCGCCCGCCGACGACCTCCTCTCCGACCTGATCGCCGTACGCGACGAGGGCGACCGGCTCGGCGAGGACGAGCTGATGTCCCTGGCCTTCCTCATCCTCTTCGCCGGGTACGAGAACACGGTCCAGCTCATCGGCAACGCCGTGCTCGCCCTCCTCCAGCACCCGGACCAGCTCGCTGCCCTGCGCGAGGACCCGGACCGACTCCCCGGCGCCGTCGAGGAGTTCGCCCGGTACGAGGGCCCCATGCTGCTCGCCATGCGCCGGTTCCCGGTCGAGGACGTGACGATCGCCGGGGTGACCGTCCCGGCGGGCGAGACGGTCTGGGTCTCGCTGTCCGCCGCCGACCGCGACCCCGCCCGCTTCCCCGACCCCGACCGCCTCGACCTCTCCCGTGACGCCTCGGGTCATCTCGCCCTCGGCCACGGCATCCACTACTGCCTGGGCGCACCCCTGGCCCGTATGGAGACCGAGATCGCCCTCGCGGCCCTGCTGGAGCGGTTCCCCGAACTGGCCCTCGCCGAGGACGAGGTGAACTGGCGCCCCTCGCTGCGCGCACGAGGGCTGAGGAAACTGCCCGTGCGGTACCGGTCGGCACAGGACGGCGACCGGCTCCGGAATCACGACGCCCACGACGACTGA
- a CDS encoding amidohydrolase, with translation MSASPADLVITGCTVLVHDEEERIAFREDAAIVVRDGVIEAVTDAAGAADLAAAERIEARGQVALPGLVNCHTHAPMVALRGLAEDLPIEEWFNDVVWPAESNLTEKDVELGARLACAEMIRGGITCFADHYFHMDAVADVVTECGMRAHLGEAYFSSQGPQGRERSLEFALNHRGAAGGRITTALAPHAPYTVTDADLAATADLARTHGLPVHLHAAENRDQTDTSLARHGVTPVEVLDRSGLLDTDLLIAHGTGIIERDLPLLARTGGRTAVATAPRVYLKFAWPDTTPVRSLRAIGVPVGLATDGAASTNTLDVWESMALTALIQKSAEGDPRWLTSRQALHHATLQSARAVGLGESIGSLAPGRRADIVLVDLSGPHTQPVHDLAATLVHSARSADVRTTVVDGRVLMRDRELLTLDVRSTVRELEQRLPALVDRSHGHRVQDYDT, from the coding sequence ATGAGCGCCTCTCCCGCCGACCTCGTCATCACCGGCTGCACCGTCCTCGTGCACGACGAGGAGGAGCGGATCGCCTTCCGCGAGGACGCCGCGATCGTCGTACGCGACGGGGTGATCGAGGCCGTGACCGACGCGGCCGGCGCGGCGGACCTGGCGGCGGCGGAGCGGATCGAGGCGCGCGGGCAGGTCGCGCTGCCCGGACTCGTCAACTGCCACACGCACGCGCCGATGGTCGCCCTGCGCGGACTCGCCGAGGACCTGCCGATCGAGGAGTGGTTCAACGACGTCGTCTGGCCAGCCGAGTCCAACCTCACCGAGAAGGACGTGGAGCTCGGGGCCAGGCTCGCCTGCGCCGAGATGATCCGCGGCGGGATCACCTGCTTCGCCGACCACTACTTCCACATGGACGCGGTCGCCGACGTCGTCACCGAGTGCGGGATGCGCGCTCACCTCGGCGAAGCCTACTTCTCCTCCCAGGGCCCGCAAGGGCGGGAGAGGTCCCTGGAGTTCGCGCTGAACCACCGGGGCGCGGCCGGCGGGCGCATCACCACCGCCCTCGCCCCGCACGCCCCCTACACCGTCACCGACGCCGACCTCGCCGCCACCGCCGACCTCGCCCGCACCCACGGCCTGCCCGTCCACCTCCACGCCGCCGAGAACCGCGACCAGACCGACACCAGCCTCGCCCGGCACGGCGTCACGCCCGTCGAGGTCCTCGACCGCAGCGGACTCCTCGACACCGACCTGCTCATCGCCCACGGCACCGGCATCATCGAGCGCGACCTGCCGCTGCTCGCCCGCACGGGCGGCCGTACGGCGGTGGCGACCGCACCCCGCGTCTACCTCAAGTTCGCCTGGCCCGACACCACTCCGGTACGGTCCCTGCGCGCGATCGGCGTCCCCGTCGGACTCGCCACGGACGGCGCAGCCTCCACCAACACCCTCGACGTGTGGGAGTCGATGGCCCTGACCGCCCTGATCCAGAAGTCCGCCGAGGGCGACCCGCGTTGGCTGACCTCCCGTCAGGCCCTGCATCACGCCACGCTGCAGAGCGCCCGCGCGGTCGGCCTCGGCGAGAGCATCGGCAGCCTCGCCCCCGGCCGGCGCGCCGACATCGTCCTGGTCGACCTCAGCGGCCCGCACACCCAGCCGGTCCACGACCTCGCCGCCACCCTCGTGCACAGCGCCCGCTCCGCCGACGTCCGCACCACCGTCGTCGACGGCCGTGTCCTGATGCGCGACCGTGAACTGCTCACCCTCGATGTGCGGTCGACCGTAAGGGAGTTGGAACAGCGGCTGCCCGCCCTGGTGGACCGGAGCCACGGGCACCGCGTCCAGGATTACGACACCTGA
- a CDS encoding FUSC family protein has product MNRSPVSRPAAPSLPPWLAHAFRSQRGPVPWSAVTRGALAAGPLLLAGVLGGRVADGVLAAIAAMLAGINDRPGSRRASVRRLGVPALSGALGLLVGTYAGQQLTAVPLTLLLTVLGLIAGGISAVGPVASAAGTQLLVTAAVGAGMPAAESGWQRALAFLAGAGWLLVLRLALPTPGAIGGDFRFDGERDAVADVYDAVAALLDAVGGAHATARRAALTAALDHAQDALAGPRLRRHASSAAERRLHAQYAAALPLAEAATALAWAGEPVSARAAEGPRRLAAAVRGNTGTGPLPAPSRSAPALRALDDALLRAAETFDRAEGGARRVFARRRDAQDVVRAEGGERRVFSGWRDAGGAVRAEGGERRLFARRRGAKGAVRAALGAGGREYGLRVALCFGASAAIAQALHHARWYGQHQHWYWLPATAVFLVKPDLGPLASRVLGRAAGTVLGALVFAGFAALLPRPAGLIVLVAVCGALVPVATRNFAALTAVVTVLVLALVMVGGEPQASAGRIAETLLACALVLIVGHLPMPGERGGGVRARLAAAGSAAHAYLVHVLSESGDRAERWALRREAYRTLAEARTTIALAAAELPALARHTEGTDAVAAVLERLVDTTTACAVHLDDTGRLTPRHTRQLRQLLDELEQRPEWSGLPAAA; this is encoded by the coding sequence ATGAACAGGAGCCCCGTGTCGCGCCCCGCCGCCCCGTCACTGCCGCCCTGGCTCGCCCACGCCTTCCGCTCCCAGCGCGGGCCCGTCCCCTGGAGCGCGGTCACCCGGGGCGCGCTCGCCGCCGGGCCGCTGCTGCTCGCCGGTGTGCTCGGCGGCCGGGTCGCCGACGGCGTCCTCGCCGCCATCGCCGCGATGCTCGCCGGCATCAACGACCGGCCCGGCAGCCGTCGGGCCTCGGTCAGGCGGCTCGGCGTGCCCGCGCTGTCCGGAGCCCTCGGGCTGCTGGTGGGGACGTACGCCGGGCAGCAGCTGACCGCCGTGCCGCTGACCCTGCTGCTGACCGTGCTCGGGCTGATCGCCGGAGGCATCAGCGCCGTCGGGCCCGTCGCCTCCGCCGCAGGCACGCAACTGCTCGTCACCGCCGCCGTCGGTGCCGGGATGCCCGCGGCCGAGAGCGGCTGGCAGCGGGCTCTCGCCTTCCTCGCCGGGGCCGGCTGGCTGCTCGTGCTGCGGCTGGCGCTGCCCACGCCGGGTGCGATCGGCGGGGACTTCCGGTTCGACGGGGAGCGGGATGCGGTCGCCGACGTGTACGACGCCGTCGCCGCGCTGCTCGACGCCGTGGGCGGTGCGCACGCCACCGCCCGGCGGGCCGCGCTGACCGCCGCCCTCGACCACGCCCAGGACGCCCTCGCCGGACCGCGGCTGCGCCGCCACGCCAGCTCCGCCGCCGAGCGCAGGCTGCACGCCCAGTACGCCGCCGCGCTGCCCCTCGCCGAGGCCGCCACCGCCCTCGCCTGGGCGGGCGAGCCCGTCTCCGCGCGGGCGGCGGAAGGGCCCCGGCGGCTCGCGGCCGCGGTCCGGGGCAACACCGGCACCGGTCCGCTGCCCGCCCCCAGCAGGTCCGCGCCCGCCCTGCGCGCCCTGGACGACGCCCTGCTGCGTGCCGCGGAGACCTTCGACCGTGCCGAGGGCGGTGCCCGCCGGGTGTTCGCCCGGCGGCGGGATGCCCAGGACGTCGTGCGGGCCGAGGGTGGCGAACGCCGGGTGTTCTCCGGATGGCGGGATGCCGGGGGTGCCGTGCGGGCTGAGGGTGGCGAACGCCGACTGTTCGCCCGGCGGCGCGGTGCGAAGGGCGCCGTCCGGGCCGCGCTCGGCGCCGGCGGGCGCGAGTACGGGCTGCGTGTCGCCCTCTGCTTCGGGGCCAGCGCCGCCATCGCCCAGGCCCTGCACCACGCCCGCTGGTACGGGCAGCACCAGCACTGGTACTGGCTGCCCGCCACCGCCGTCTTCCTCGTCAAGCCCGACCTCGGGCCGCTCGCCTCCCGCGTGCTCGGCCGGGCCGCCGGGACCGTGCTCGGCGCCCTCGTGTTCGCGGGGTTCGCCGCGCTGCTGCCGCGCCCCGCGGGCCTGATCGTGCTGGTGGCGGTGTGCGGGGCCCTCGTCCCGGTCGCCACCCGGAACTTCGCCGCGCTGACCGCCGTCGTCACCGTCCTCGTCCTCGCCCTGGTCATGGTCGGCGGTGAGCCGCAGGCCTCCGCCGGCCGGATCGCGGAGACGCTGCTGGCCTGTGCGCTCGTGCTGATCGTCGGGCATCTGCCGATGCCGGGGGAGCGCGGCGGCGGGGTGCGGGCCCGGCTCGCCGCCGCCGGGAGCGCCGCGCACGCCTATCTCGTGCACGTCCTGAGCGAGTCCGGCGACCGCGCCGAACGGTGGGCGCTGCGCCGCGAGGCGTATCGCACCCTCGCCGAGGCCCGTACCACGATCGCGCTGGCCGCCGCCGAACTGCCCGCCCTCGCCCGGCACACCGAGGGCACGGACGCCGTCGCCGCCGTCCTCGAACGGCTCGTCGACACCACCACGGCCTGCGCCGTGCACCTCGACGACACCGGCCGCCTCACGCCACGGCACACCCGGCAACTGCGGCAGCTGCTCGACGAGTTGGAGCAGCGTCCGGAGTGGTCCGGACTGCCCGCCGCCGCATAG